GCAACATGCGGTTCGGTAATATTATCTCCAAGAGCTTCAGCGGCCGTGATGGTATCTTCCGCATCGAAAGAATTGTAACGCTGCTGATAATACAGGTCGTTTGTATTGTTGCGCGCTTTGAACTTGTGTTGTTGTTCCACCAGCACGATCTGGTGATGATAAGTTTCCGGCGTGCCGAAGGCAGCCCGGATATGCCCGCTGAAGAAGTGGTGCCCGGCGATGGTTTTGGCGAGAACGGTCTTGCCGCTTCCTGAATCTCCTGTAAGCGCCCATTGCTCACCGTTATGGATGCTGAGGGTAATGCCGGATAACACCTGCTGAGCGCCGAGCTTAACGGATACATCGCTCAGTTGTAGGATGGGGGACTGCTGCATATTGCAATCTACAAACAGATAGGCATAAAAAAAGAAAAACAGCGCGATGCACTGTTTTCCTTTTTGCAAAGAGGAAAATTATAGGAACTGCTTATTGTTCCAGTTTGATTTCGCCAACATCTGTAGGTTGACCATCGGTAACTGTTACACCATCCTTGGCAGCATTCTTATAAGGAGGTTTAGCTTCTACAATCACTCTGTAAGTACCTGCCTTAGCACCGGTGATATTGAATGCACCAGACTCAACTGTTGCTTTCAGCGTATCAGTTCCGGACAATGCCCACACGCGCTCTGCGCCGTCTGCAGGAGATACTGTTCCTTTGATGGATCCTGTTTGGATGCCTTTGAAGGCGAATAATCCAGCGGTAGCAATAGTGAGCGCTACCAAGCTTACCTTGATGCTTTTCATAATTGAAAAATTATAGGTTAATAAAAATGGTTTATTATTTCTCTTCAACAATCGTTCTGCAACATTTCATTCTCACGTTAGAATAGGTGGGGTAGTTAGTTCTGTGTTGCATAAAAACAATGACTGTGCCATAAATATTTATGGTGAATAAAAAATCGATGGCATGAT
This portion of the Pseudobacter ginsenosidimutans genome encodes:
- a CDS encoding carboxypeptidase-like regulatory domain-containing protein; the encoded protein is MKSIKVSLVALTIATAGLFAFKGIQTGSIKGTVSPADGAERVWALSGTDTLKATVESGAFNITGAKAGTYRVIVEAKPPYKNAAKDGVTVTDGQPTDVGEIKLEQ